Proteins encoded in a region of the Gemmatimonadales bacterium genome:
- a CDS encoding universal stress protein, with product MYRKILVTLDATPTDRAIVEHVLRLAKLAGSRVVLLHVADGWAARTHGADAISPEIAEDTGYLERVRREFDAAGIEAQAELAYGGPVDEIVKWVEQRDCDLVAMSTHGHRLLGDLFFGVTASRVQHRVRVPVLLLRAK from the coding sequence GTGTACCGCAAGATCCTCGTAACCCTCGACGCGACCCCGACCGACCGCGCGATCGTCGAGCACGTGCTGCGGCTGGCGAAGCTGGCGGGGAGCCGGGTCGTGCTCCTCCACGTGGCCGACGGCTGGGCGGCCCGCACGCACGGCGCCGACGCCATCAGTCCCGAAATCGCCGAAGACACGGGGTACCTGGAGCGGGTGCGACGGGAATTCGACGCCGCGGGAATCGAAGCGCAGGCCGAGCTGGCGTACGGCGGTCCGGTGGACGAGATCGTCAAGTGGGTGGAGCAGCGGGACTGCGACCTGGTGGCGATGAGCACGCACGGGCACCGCCTCCTGGGCGACCTCTTCTTCGGCGTGACCGCGAGCCGCGTGCAGCACCGCGTCCGCGTGCCGGTGTTGCTCCTCAGGGCGAAGTGA
- a CDS encoding metal-dependent transcriptional regulator, giving the protein MSRVPPAQASREARGLTAPVEDYLKAVYELERAGRPAATTDLAERLRVAPASVTGMVRRLAGQGLLTHRRYRGVRLTAPGRLAALRTIRRHRVIEAYLVHALGYRWDEVDVEAERLEHAASDAVVDRMARAIGEPTVDPHGAPIPSREGRVAEAAYRPLVELAAGASADVMQVSDDDPSLLRYLDDLSIRLGSTVRVVDRAPFGGPITLAIGRARRVVGTALAERILVRPRGAPERRARAGAGVRGTAHKREG; this is encoded by the coding sequence GTGAGCCGGGTGCCGCCGGCGCAGGCTTCGAGGGAGGCGCGCGGACTCACCGCGCCGGTCGAGGACTACCTCAAGGCGGTTTACGAGCTGGAGCGGGCCGGCCGGCCCGCGGCGACCACGGACCTGGCGGAGCGGCTGCGGGTGGCGCCGGCGTCGGTCACCGGCATGGTGCGCCGGCTCGCGGGGCAGGGTCTCCTGACCCACCGGCGCTACCGCGGCGTGCGGCTGACGGCGCCCGGCCGGCTGGCGGCGCTCCGCACCATCCGGCGGCACCGCGTGATCGAGGCCTATCTCGTGCACGCGCTGGGCTACCGATGGGACGAGGTGGACGTGGAGGCGGAGCGGCTCGAGCACGCCGCGTCGGACGCCGTGGTGGACCGGATGGCGCGGGCCATCGGCGAGCCCACCGTCGATCCGCACGGCGCGCCGATCCCCAGCCGCGAGGGGAGGGTCGCGGAGGCGGCCTACCGGCCCCTGGTGGAGCTGGCCGCGGGCGCGAGCGCCGACGTGATGCAGGTCTCCGACGACGACCCGTCGCTGCTCCGCTACCTGGACGACCTCTCGATCAGGCTCGGCAGCACGGTGCGGGTCGTGGACCGCGCGCCGTTCGGCGGGCCCATCACCCTGGCGATCGGGCGCGCGCGGCGGGTCGTGGGCACGGCGCTGGCGGAGCGCATCCTGGTGCGGCCGCGCGGCGCGCCGGAGCGGCGGGCGAGGGCGGGGGCGGGCGTGCGCGGTACCGCGCACAAGCGCGAGGGGTGA